The genomic DNA CACTGCTGGGGCGGATCGTCGAGAACCTCGTATCCAACGCGATAAAGTACAGCTCGCCCGGAAGCCCGATCGAAGTACAGGCGATCAACGACGCAAATCATGTGGTCCTTCGTGTCACCGACGCTGGTTGTGGGATCTCCGAATCGGATCAGCAACATCTGTTTGATCCCTTCTTTCGCTCCAGCGACGCGCGCAGCAAAGGGATCTCTGGTAACGGTCTTGGGTTGGCGATTGCCAGCCGTATCGCCACGACACTTAGTGGTACGTTGCAGGTGGAGAGTACACTTGGCCATGGCAGCTGCTTTACGGTGCGTCTACCGATCGATTTGAAAAGCGAGTCGTCGAATCATCCGGTTTAGTCACCGATTGAGCACACGCCCAACCGGTATTTGCTGCCCCCGTCACGATCTCCTCGGTTGCAAAACAAAAGTTGCGTCCACCTAAACTGGAATTCATTTTCAGTTCATCGTCGTCTTAGAACGCCTGGCGATACTTCCTTCAGACATCGACATGTTGCCGATGCCGCGAACTGACGCACGACGTCAATTCGAATCTGGTTCGCTCCCGAAGGAAGAAATCATGCGACGTCTCCTGAATTCGTTTTTGCAATCTCTGTGTACTGCACCACGCGATCCTCGCACGATGGATCCAATGGCGATGACACTTCACGATGTCGTACGCCTGGTGGATCAAGAGCGTCGCGAGGCAAAGCTGCAGCCAGCTCCCATCCCCCGCGCCCAGCGAGTGCTGCCAAAGAGCCAGGTTTTGAACGTCGCGAAAGCCGGTGTCATAAGTCCACTGCGGCATCTCGCCCCTAAGGCAACTGCGTGATGAAGGGAACTTTAAGTTCAATTCACAGTGCACTTATCTACCGCGACTAATATTCGCAACATGGTCATCGACCTGTCCAGCGATTCCGCGATTCGGTTCCCTGCGACATAAAGCCAACTCATCCAACGAAGGAGAAGACAATGAAAGCGTTGATTCTGTTTGCAATCCCCGGCATCTTGGCACTGATTCCAATTCAATTCACCGATGCCCAGTCGACCGGCGGTAGTCGTATGCCGCTGATCAAGATCGTTCGGCAACTTGAAGCGGACGGGTACAAGCCTTTCAGCGAGATCTCGATGGATGATGGTAACTGGGAAGTCGAAGTCCGCCAGAACGATGTCGCTTATGAGCTGACAGTCGACAGCTTCACCGGAAAAATTCTATCCCAACACCGCGACGATCCCGACGACCACCCCGCCAAAGATGCGCTGCCGTTGTCGGAAGTCTTGAAATCGCTCGCCGAAAATGACGGCTACAGCGACATCGATGAGGTGTCTTTCGAACGGCGTTATTGGGAAGTCGAAGCATTCAAGAACCGACAAAAACGAGAGCTGCACGTCGATCCCAGAACCGCAAAAATCATCGCCGATCGAATCGACGATTGATTCAAACAGCGGTCGACGCGAGGCAAGTAGGGCGTAGGCGTTTCGGGGACGATAGCAAGTAATTGCCTTCAATACGTCTCAGTAGCTGTCTGTCCCTAAGCACTCCGTGGGCCAACAACCCGCCGAGCTAATTTTCAAATTGCCAGGCCTTCAGCCCGACGATCGATCCCGAAAGGATGCAAGAAGGTAGCCGGAGGTCGTCGCGCAGCGGCGCACCTCCGTAATGCGGCGTCCCAACGCGCGGATCCCGAATGGATCGCAGTGCCATTTGGGGACAGGCATCAAATGATCGAGGCAATGCACGCCGGAACTTGCCTGTCCCCTTTTGGTTGCTTTTGGCTTTTCTTGCCGGTGGGTTGGGGGCAGCCGCCAAATAATCTAGGCAACGCATATCAGAACGTGCCTGTCCCCAAATGGGATCCCCAAATGGGAAAACGCGGAGATTGCCTGCGACGTGGGCGAAGCGAGCGGAACCCTTGGTGCGGGCTGCGGGCCACTAGCCACGCCGTATCAACCACCAGCCACGCCTTATCGATCGACATCGACGTCGGTACGCGGAACTGCTGAGTAGCAGCGTTCCCCAATTGGACGCGTGGGTTCGGGATGGGCTGATTACCAAGCATGCTGATCGGCAAGCGAGGGCTGTTCGATCCGGATGCGGTGAGCACTGCAATTGCCGCCGCGCCGACTGCGCGCTTAGCTGGAAGCGAGATTAAAACGCTCGTCCCTTGATGCACATCGAGCACTGCGACCCAACGGTGTTGAAACCGAAGCGGCTGACTCATCGGCTGCTGGCGGGCTTTCGCCCCAGATGCGCATAAAAAAACCAGCGTATCGCGGCTTGTCCGCCGGAAAAACGCTGGTGAAGATAGGCAAAATGCCCCCACTAGGACTCGAACCTAGGACCCTACGATTAAAAGTCGTATGCTCTGCCGACTGAGCTATAGGGGCTGCCAGAAGCTGTCATTGATGCGACGTTTAAGACGCGACAGCTTCGGGAACGGTATCTTCTACAAAATGTCGATTTTGTTAAAGGGGGTGGGCGGTTTTTCCGGCAGATGATTTCAAATTGATCGGCTGGAAACCGTTATCACCCGAACAGACGGGGTGATTTGCCAACTTGCCCCCATGAAGGACAGCGGACGACGCGATTGGTGATCAAAAAAAACACGGCGGAACGCAACTTTTGCGTTCCGCCGTGGCGTTTAATCACCCAAGGATGGAACATCGACGGGCCCCACACCCGAATCCGTTCCAGTTTCCGCGTCAGAAAGGCATCCTACCTTTCGTCCGGCTTGTGAGATATCGGCGCGCCAACTTCCGTTGTGCAAACTTTAAATGGGCATTCTTTACGAAGCCCCGAAATAGATGCCGTGTTGCACGCGTTGATAGCGATTCAACGGTTGTACCGCCTAAAACCACCCGATTCGGTGACGCGGCAACAACCGCTTCGCCGCCCGTCATCGCAAACCGAAAAACTCGATCACCTCGATTCAGCCTGCACGAACCGGCTGGCCTACAATCGCTTGGGCCCAATCGCCGTCAGCCGGTTCTCCGACCGCAACAACAGATAGCCTTGCGTGTAAGCTGGCGTCGCTTGCACGTTGCCATGCAGGTCAGCCGTACCAAGCTTCTCAAACTTCTTGCCCGCTCGCAAAACCGTCGCTTTGCCGTCCATATCGATCGTCAACAGTTTGTCGCCGACCACGATCGGAGAGGACGAGATCGTCCCGCCGATGCGACGCGTCCAATGCGGTTCGCCACTCTTCACATCGATGCACGTTGCTACGCCGTTGTCGCCACAAAGAAACGCCATGTCGCCAACGACCACCGAAGTGGGAACATACGGCGCACCCCGCTCCACCCGATAGGCTTCGGTCGGTTCTTCGCCAGGTCGCACGGCGACCAGGTGATTGCCGCCACCACCGCTGCCAGCGCTGCCAAGCACAAGATCTCCCGCTACCACCGGGCTGCTGCAGCAACGCGAGCGGAAGACTTTCAGATTCCAGAGCATTTTGCCCGTCTTCGGATCAAGTCCGAACAAGCCGTTGCCGGTGTTGGCGTCGACCAATTGAGCCGCCCCGCCCGCGGGCTGATAGACACACGGAGTCCCATAGCAAACGTTCGTCGTCTCCAGCGGCGTCTCCCAGACCATCTGTCCTGTCTGCCGGTTCAGAGCGACCATCTTGCTCTCCCCCGCCGTCTCCCCGGGCTTCAGTTGTCTGGCTTGCTGCGAATCGAAGACGATAACAAAGTCTTCGTACAGCATCGGCGAAGTCGCAAACCCATGCTGACTCTGCCAACGCCCCAGGTCTCGCTGCCAAACCAACTCTCCTTCGTGCGTTAGACAACTGACCGTCGTATGCTGCGGCTCGGACCAGGCAACGTAGACAAACTTTTCATCGCAGCAGGGCGTGCTGGCCGCAAACCGATTCCGCTTGTGCAAATGATGCGGCACCGAATCGAAAGTCTTATCCCACAGCTGCTTTCCGCTGCTCAGCTGGTATGCCAGCACATGCCGAACCGCCGTCTTGGGATCGGCGGCCAGCAGAAAGACCTTGTCGCCCCAAGCGACAGGCGAACTGATCCCGCCGCCGGGCAGCTCCGCCGCCCAAGCTTCGTCATCGGCAGTCCAGGAATCGGGGATCTTGCCGTCGGCGATGTAGCCGGAACCGTTGGGGCCGTGAAACCGCGTCCAGTCCTGGGCGTTGGAATCGGAGCTGGCCCAGAATGCGAAGACCAAACTGGAAACAATGAGACAAAGACGTGAGGACGAACGGATCATCAGAACCTCGGCGGCAGCAGCGGCGGAAAGCGTGTAGGTAGGCAATTTGGAGGGATAGAACGACGGGGGCGTATTGTATCGCAATTCGCCCCAAACGTGGTGTCAAATTCTGGCGGCCGTCAATTTCTCGAAGATCCCGTTTCCAATCACCACCACAGCCGAGCTGCCGACAGTTTGCGGGCGATTAAGCCGTCGCAATGCCGTAGGGAAACGGATCGCCCGGCTGAGCGATAAACCGCGTCTCGCCGTAGACATAAGCTTCGCCAACGATCCGCGGAACGATGCGGTTGTCGTCGGCGGAGCGGTACGATGCTGTGAAGCGGCTGCCGATGATGCTCTCCTGAATCCACGGCACCTCGGGAGCCAATTTCCCATCGGCCGCCAAGCAGGCGAGTTTCGCACTCGTTCCCGTTCCGCAAGGCGATCTATCGTAGGCACCGCCGGGGCATAAGACAAAGTTGCGGCTGTGGGCGTCCGAAACCGACGGCGGCCCGAACAGTTCGATGTGGTCGATCTCCGCTCCGTCAGCTCCGGTAATATTCGCCGCCACCAAGGCCTTGCGAATCCGTAGCGCGACGTCCGACAAGCGATCGATGTTTTCAGCCACCACCGGCAGCGGCGACGATTCGACAAGATAGAACCAGTTGCCACCCCAGGCGATGTCGCCGCGGACGGTTCCGATCCCGGGGACTTCGACCGAAACCGATTTACGCAAACGGTAGCTGGGAACGTTTTCGATCGCGACGCGGTTGGGACTGATCAATTCGACGGCGACGATTCCGACTGGCGTCTCCAAACGATGCCGCCCCGGCGCGATCCGGCCCATGTACGCCAGCGTCGCAACGACACCGATCGCCCCGTGGCCACACATCCCCAGATAGCCGCGGTTGTTGAAGAAGATCACTGCCGCGGCACAACAGGGATCGCTCGGTTCGCTCAACAACGCTCCGACCATCGCGTCGAAGCCACGCGGTTCGGCCAACATCATCGTCCGAAAATGATCGGCTTCGCGACGGAAGCGTTCCACTCGCTGCGGCAACGGCCCGCCGCCAAGATCTGGTCCTCCCTCGACGACCAAACGCGTCGGTTCGCCACCGGTATGCGAATCGATCACTCGGATCGCAGCAGCGTCAACGCTCATTGCTTCGCGCCGGGCCAGTTGTTCCACCAGCTCTTAAACAGCGTCCACTGTTCATGGATCAACGCGCGTTGGCTGTCGCTGAGCGCGTCATACGAATTGAAATGATGTTCGTATTCCGAATCACCTTCCAGCACCATCAGATATTTGTAGTACAGAACCAGATCGGGGCCTTCGTCGAACTTCGACAGCACCGCCATCGCGCCGTCCAGTTCCAGTGCCAATCGCCGCGCGTCGACATCTCCCGCCGCAGCAGCGCGGCAGAGTTCGATCAATCGCAGCACCTGTTTCGGCAGCGCGTTGCCGACGCCGGTGATCGCCCCGACGGCACCGCAGCGAACAAATCCGTGGAAGACCTGCGTGTCGACGCCGACCATCAAGGCCAGGTCGGGATTGCCGCTGGTGATATGCTCGGCGGCGTAGCTGAGCGATTCGGCGCCACCAAACTCCTTGAACCCGACGAGGTTAGGGTGCTCGCGACGGAGTTCGAAAAACAAATCGGCTCGCGTCTGGAACCCGTAATACGGACTGTTATAGATCACCGCAGGCAACCGATCGGCCGCGCGAAGGATGTCGGTAAAGTGATGCCGCTGAGCCGCCGCAGAGTTGCCTCGCGATAAGACGCGTGGGATCAGCATCAATCCAGCCGCACCAACCTCTTGGGCATGGGCGGCGTGCGCGGCGGCAAGCCTGGGATTTTGAGCACCGGTGCCGACAACCACGGGAACTCCCGCTTCGGTCAGCCGACGGACGCCTTCCTGACGTTGCTGATCGGTCAACAAAGGCCAATCGCCCATCGATCCGCAGTAGACGACCGCACACATTCCCGCGTCGATCAATTGCTGTCCCTTGCGGACCAAGGCGTCAAAGTCGGGATTGCCCACGGAATCGCAGGGGGTCATCAGGGCGGGCATACAGCCACAAAATAGATCTCGACCAGGCTTCACTGTCATCTCTCCCAAAGGGCTCGTTCTCTTTGCGCCGAGCGCCGCGACGCTCGAGCTAATGAAGCCGATGATTGTAACCCGAGCGATCCGCGTCGACCTTACGCCACGCCGCTGATCCCAAGAAAGTTTTCAGCGATTCCTCGCTACGGCGTCGGAGCTGTTTTCGCCAACGCTTCGGGCTGAGTCAACTGAAAATAGTGTCCGTGGTCGGAGGTTAAGAACAGAGCGGTGTCTTCCCATCCGCCGTTCTCTTCGATCCACTTGACCACGCCTTCGAAGGCATCGTCGCCGCTGTGGACCGCACCGATCGCGTTGTCGATGTTGTTGGAGTGGCTGGCCCAGTCGACGTCTCCCGATTCAACCATCAACCACCAGCGGTCGCTGCGAGAATCGAGCACTTCCATCGCGGCAACGGCCATCTGTCGCAGATTGATATTCTCGCTCACGTCGGCTTCGCTGTAGGCCTCCGCTTTTTGCACCTTGCTGCCACCGATGCTGGCGACCGGATCGTACTTTCCATCGGCGGTCTGATACGGAAGATGTCCTCCGCCGACGCCAAAATAGCCGAACAGTCGGTTCTTATCGGCGATCGCTTTGGCAACCGCAGCCGACAAAACCTCAGGCCCCTCGGATCCCGGAGTTCGCTGTGCGATCACGTATTTGCCGCCGTTGGCAACATCGATCGCTTTCAGATCTTCCTCGGTCAGATATTTGTTCCCCGGGACGAAGTTCTTTCCCTGGGCACCATCTTTCTCGGTGTCGATACCCCAACCGCATCCAATCAAAACGTCCAGCCCTGGAAGGCCGCCGGGATGATAGATCGATGGACGGCCGAGCTGATCGCGGGTGATGTCTTGGTAGTCGTTGCGATGGACGTTGTTCGCGTAAGCACATGCGGGCGTCGCATGGCTGATCGGAACGCTGGTCACGACGCCAACAGCAAAGCCATCCTCTTGCAAGGTTCGCGCGATCGGCAGGACTTCGCGTCCCATCGCATCGACATTCACCGAGTTGTTGTAGGTCTTGATGCCGGCGGTCAGCGAAGTCGCCGAAGAAGCCGAATCGGTGTAGGCGTGCGGTTGTTCTTTGCTCTTGCCGATCGGATATTCGGCATCGGTGATCGGTTTCCAAGGTGCATCGCCGCAGCGTTGGAAGTCGTAACCGCCTCGCAGTTTCCCACCGGGGTTGGTAACGCGTTGCTTGTCGACGCTCACCGAAGTGCCGTCGTTGTGCGGGCTGGTTACGAAATAGCCGTAATCGGTTTTCGCACCGCGGTAGTCGAGAAACGCCAGCCCCTCGCCTCGCCCCTCGCTGTAGGCGACTTTGCCAAGCTTCGCGATCGCGGCCGCTCGCGTGGTATGCCAATCCATCCCGTCGAAGACAAACAGGATCACGCGTTTCTTGCCCGCTTCGGCCGCCGATTTTTGCAGCCGATAGACGTCGGTTTGGTCGAAGTACTCCGCCGCCGGATTAAGCGTCCCGTCGGGCACTTGTCCGTACAGTCGCTCGATCGCCGCTGCGTCGCGGTAGACGCTATTCTCTCCCGAGACCGACTTCATATCCATTCCAAACGAATAGACCGGGATCAGCCGGTTGCTGTGACTCCGCCAGCTGGAATAGCTGTCCGGATCGGGGCCCCAATGTCCCCAATCGGCAGCCCGTGCTTCAACCGCTGCCGCTTGCAAGGCAGCGATCGGGTCGGGCGTTTGCGCGGTCGCCGACCGTGGTGCAAGCGAAAGAGCCACGAGAAAAGCGAGCTGTAAAGTCAAGATGCGGTGGAAATGGGTGTGCATGGTGGGATCGTCTGCCGTGGGAAAGTGGAGGGAAATATGTAGTCGCGTTGATTATTTCATTGCAGCGGTCAACGGTTTGCCGTCGCTGTAAGGATATTCCAACGCCAATAGTTTAGCGATCGTGGGGGCGATGTCGATATTTTCGATCGTCGGCAGTTCGATACCGCTGCGAATTCCTGCTCCCGAGAGCAGACAAAGCGCTTTCATCTTCGGCAGCGTCGAGACGAACCCGTGCGAACCGATCGCCGTTTTCGCTTCGGTATTGCTGGCGACAAGCGTTTCGCCATCGACCGAGCCCGAAACCGAATAGCCATCGGCGGCGACAAGAACCGCATCGGGAGACTGGTTGTATTCGCGAGGATGCAGCAGACCGATCTCAACAAATCCGTCGGGCAGCACGACGTCGGCGACGCCTTCGAGACCGACGAACATCTTCTTAAACGCCTCGGATTGCTGCGCCGCTTCGCCGGGGTTGGTGCAATAGACCAGGCCGATGCCTCCCTCGGGAACGACATGCACCTGCGCCTCGCGAATCTTCCCCGCCTCCGCCTTCAACAGCCCCGCTTGACGCAACAAGACGTTGGGCCGGACCGCTTTGGGAGTTCTCGTGAATCCGTGATCCGAAAGGACGATCAACGTGGTTTGATCGCGGATTCCCGCCTCGTCGATCGCCGCCACGATCCGAGCAAGGCACATGTCAGCGTAAGCGTTGGCGGTGTAACCCTCGGGCGTTTGAGGGCCGCGGTTATGATGGACGCTGTCGACGTTTAACAGATGGATCAACGTCAGGTTCGGCTTCCGCGTGCGGATCAGATGGCAAGCCGCTTCGGTCCAGACGTAATCGCGGCCGACGGTGCTCAGCTTGCGGAACGAGGCATCGGTCTCGTCGGTCAACAGCCCCAGTTCGACGAGTTCTTTGCGCAGCCGAGGCGTGCTGTGCTGCAACGCGTCGGGGACATCGGGGAATTGATCGTCGAACGATTTCGAGCCGCGCGTGCAGGGCCAATTGATCTCAGCGGTCGAAAGCCCCGCAGCGTGCGCGGCGTCGACGATTGTCGGAATCCGAACGAGATCGCTCTGGTCGCGACGCGAATCGATCGTGGTCGGCACACCGATCGGACCTCGCACCAAGACTCCATTGGCTAACACGCCATGCTTTTCGGGGCGGGCACCGGTGACGAGCGTTGTGTGATTAGGCCAGGTGACCGACGGGTTCGAAGGGATCATGCCGCCGGCGACGATGCTTCCCTCGCGGGCTAGCCGCCGGATCGTGGGCAGGGGCACTTTGGGATCGTCGACGAGATAGGCGGCGAGCCCATCGAGGCTGACCACAACAACATGTTTAGTGGGCCCGGCGGCGTGAGCCGATAGAGCAGAGAAACAGCAAGCCGCAGCGGCGACCGCTGCGACACAAAGCAAGCGCGGGATGGTTTGCATGGATCGATTTCCGGTGGGGACGGTGCGCGGCAACGTCAGCTGGTGCCGACAATCGTCGCGATGCACCGCTTGGGAGAGAGTGCATGCAAATCATAGTTGCCCCGTTGGTGGCGATCAACGATGTGGGTCTTAGCCACTGGGGTCAGGAAGCGTTCCGCACGGCCGCCGTTCGCGGCTGCCCTCCGCGACTCGACTCCGCTGCCGTCCCGAACTGGCTGTTAGCGATCGAAGCGGGCGATTGAGCTTCTTCGCTTTCTTGCGGAACAACTACGGTGAAGATCAGGCCATGATTGGTTTGGACCAGAATCTCGCGCGGTTTCATTTGAGTCGACACGTCTAAGTTTCCTTCAGGTAAAGGGAGCATTCTCGGCAATCAGCACTGCGATTACGGTGATGCAAACGCCGTTCCAACAATCGCTAATCCGCGGGACAATTTTCCAGACAGCAGATTCGAGTGAAACGCGCGCCAACCCCTGTGAAACCCGCACTCAGCCGCCCCGATCCGCTTCGCCGCAACCCGCCAACCGTCAACCGCCGTTGACGCGACGTCTCCCGCGGTTGACGAAACGAGGGCTCTGTTAACGACTTTCGAGAAAGACGCCAACAGATTGCGTGATTGGCACGCCAATTGCCTGTGCCGCTCCGTCACACGACATTAATAGAGCCGTTCCCGAAAGACACAGGTTACGATGGACGAAAAATTAGAATCGGTATTTTGGAATGTTCAGCAACGCAACCAGGGTGAAGCCGAATTCATCCAAGCGGTGAAAGAAGTTCTGTCGTCGATGGGGCCGGTACTGGCCAAGTACCCCACGTTTGCCGAACAGAAGATCATCGAACGGATTTGCGAACCGGAGCGGCAGATCATCTTCCGCGTTCCATGGCAGGACGACCGTGGCGAAGTCCACATCAACCGCGGCTTCCGGGTTCAATTCAACAGTGCGCTTGGACCTTATAAAGGCGGCTTGCGGTTCCATCCGTCGGTCAACCTTTCGATCATCAAGTTCCTTGGCTTCGAACAGATCTTCAAGAACGCGTTGACGGGGATGCCGATCGGCGGAGCCAAGGGAGGCAGCGACTTTGATCCCAAGGGGCGCAGCGATTCGGAGGTGATGCGTTTTTGCCAGAGCTTCATGACCGAACTGTATCGACACATCGGCGAATACACCGACGTTCCCGCCGGCGACATCGGCGTCGGCAAGCGGGAGGTCGGTTACCTGTTTGGACAATATAAGAGGATCTGCAATCGCTACGAATCGGGCGTCTTGACCGGCAAGGGGCTTCACTACGGCGGCGCGTTGGTGCGGACCGAAGCGACAGGTTATGGGCTGGTCTACTTTGTCCAAGAGATGCTGGCCGCCCGATCCGATTCGTTGCAGGGCAAGACCTGTGTCGTCTCGGGAGCGGGAAATGTTGCGATCTACGCGATCGAAAAGGTGACCGAACTCGGCGGTCGCGTCGTCGCTTGTTCCGATTCCACCGGCGTGATCTACGACCAGGAAGGGATCGACCTGCCGACGCTCAAGAAGATCAAAGAAGTCGATCGACTGCCGATCGAAAAGTATTGTGAAACGCGAAAACACGCGAAGTATCAACGCAAGGGAAACATTTGGCAGATCGAATGCGACGTTGCACTTCCCTGTGCGACGCAAAACGAACTGACCGGCAAAGATGCGGCATCGTTGATCCAAAACGGTTGTATCGTGGTCGCTGAAGGAGCGAACATGCCGACGACGCCCCAAGGGATCGAATTGTTGTTGGGATCGAAGGTCGGCTACGCTCCTGGCAAAGCTGCCAATGCCGGCGGTGTCGCGACGAGCGCCCTCGAGATGCAGCAAAACGCGTCGCGCGACGCGTGGTCGTTCGAATACACCGACCGCAAGTTGGCGCTGATCATGAAAGATATTCACGATCGTTGTTTGGAAACCGCCGACGAATTCGGAGCCCCCGGCAACTACGCCTTGGGAGCAAACATCGCTGGATTCATGGGCGTTGCCGATGCGATTCAGTCGATGGGGCTGATCTAGCCGCGCGGCAAGCGATCGAATTCGATAGCGGGTTTCGAACCCGCGTCCGGTTCGCGTTGGAACGTTTGGTCCAACGCAACGTGCGGCGAAAAGAAGCCGCAGTGCTTCATAAAGAAGTGCTTTCCAACAGCTCCGCCGGCGTAATCGAGCCGATGTCGGCCGCGAGCTGTGTTGTCGCCGGTTAACCGAGCGCGGGTGACTTCGTGCCAACTGCCGTCGACGTCGCAAACCCATTGGTTGCCGTAGTTGGCTGTTCGCGGAAGGGCTCCAAAATCGGGTATGAAGTTCTCGAGAAAGCTGTGGAAGCCGGTCAGGTGCCGGTCGGTCTTGGGCCTGCGGAAGCTTGCGATCAACCGCCATCTCCCCTCCGCTTTGTCGCCAAACCACGACGTATAGATCGTGTTGCCATTCCCGTCGGGTTTGACTTCGGTCAGGAAGCGGTAGGTCGTTCCCGCAGTCCATGGATAGACAAGATAACTCTGCCCGCCCGAGCCTTCGTTGCCAAAGTCCTTGGCCGTGACGCCCTCCCCTTTCGCCAGCGTGACGACACGTTGATCGGCAGGAATCTCTTGGGGATCGTCGGTCCGAAAGGGACTCCACACCGAAAACAGCACGCGGCGCTGGCGGGGACTGTTCACCTGGATCCCAAAATAACCTTCGCCAAAACCATTGGCCATGTAATAGGCCCCGAGAACGTCTTGCCCCTCCGGAACTGTGATCTCGCTGTAGGCGTAGGTCAGATCGATCTTCGCGGGAGTTTGGTATTGAAGATGGACCGATGGACCGCGGCGGCCCCAGTAGTACATGTCCCCGTCGTTGTTCTTGACGTAGTCGAGTGTCATCCCGTCGACGTCCGACTGGACGACCAACTGGGAGACCTCCGCTTTCCCACCACTCGCCTGTAGATCGACGCGGACGTACCCGGCGGCGGCAAG from Rosistilla oblonga includes the following:
- a CDS encoding PepSY domain-containing protein — protein: MKALILFAIPGILALIPIQFTDAQSTGGSRMPLIKIVRQLEADGYKPFSEISMDDGNWEVEVRQNDVAYELTVDSFTGKILSQHRDDPDDHPAKDALPLSEVLKSLAENDGYSDIDEVSFERRYWEVEAFKNRQKRELHVDPRTAKIIADRIDD
- a CDS encoding PQQ-binding-like beta-propeller repeat protein, with protein sequence MPTYTLSAAAAAEVLMIRSSSRLCLIVSSLVFAFWASSDSNAQDWTRFHGPNGSGYIADGKIPDSWTADDEAWAAELPGGGISSPVAWGDKVFLLAADPKTAVRHVLAYQLSSGKQLWDKTFDSVPHHLHKRNRFAASTPCCDEKFVYVAWSEPQHTTVSCLTHEGELVWQRDLGRWQSQHGFATSPMLYEDFVIVFDSQQARQLKPGETAGESKMVALNRQTGQMVWETPLETTNVCYGTPCVYQPAGGAAQLVDANTGNGLFGLDPKTGKMLWNLKVFRSRCCSSPVVAGDLVLGSAGSGGGGNHLVAVRPGEEPTEAYRVERGAPYVPTSVVVGDMAFLCGDNGVATCIDVKSGEPHWTRRIGGTISSSPIVVGDKLLTIDMDGKATVLRAGKKFEKLGTADLHGNVQATPAYTQGYLLLRSENRLTAIGPKRL
- a CDS encoding proline racemase family protein, which translates into the protein MSVDAAAIRVIDSHTGGEPTRLVVEGGPDLGGGPLPQRVERFRREADHFRTMMLAEPRGFDAMVGALLSEPSDPCCAAAVIFFNNRGYLGMCGHGAIGVVATLAYMGRIAPGRHRLETPVGIVAVELISPNRVAIENVPSYRLRKSVSVEVPGIGTVRGDIAWGGNWFYLVESSPLPVVAENIDRLSDVALRIRKALVAANITGADGAEIDHIELFGPPSVSDAHSRNFVLCPGGAYDRSPCGTGTSAKLACLAADGKLAPEVPWIQESIIGSRFTASYRSADDNRIVPRIVGEAYVYGETRFIAQPGDPFPYGIATA
- a CDS encoding dihydrodipicolinate synthase family protein, whose protein sequence is MTVKPGRDLFCGCMPALMTPCDSVGNPDFDALVRKGQQLIDAGMCAVVYCGSMGDWPLLTDQQRQEGVRRLTEAGVPVVVGTGAQNPRLAAAHAAHAQEVGAAGLMLIPRVLSRGNSAAAQRHHFTDILRAADRLPAVIYNSPYYGFQTRADLFFELRREHPNLVGFKEFGGAESLSYAAEHITSGNPDLALMVGVDTQVFHGFVRCGAVGAITGVGNALPKQVLRLIELCRAAAAGDVDARRLALELDGAMAVLSKFDEGPDLVLYYKYLMVLEGDSEYEHHFNSYDALSDSQRALIHEQWTLFKSWWNNWPGAKQ
- a CDS encoding alkaline phosphatase codes for the protein MHTHFHRILTLQLAFLVALSLAPRSATAQTPDPIAALQAAAVEARAADWGHWGPDPDSYSSWRSHSNRLIPVYSFGMDMKSVSGENSVYRDAAAIERLYGQVPDGTLNPAAEYFDQTDVYRLQKSAAEAGKKRVILFVFDGMDWHTTRAAAIAKLGKVAYSEGRGEGLAFLDYRGAKTDYGYFVTSPHNDGTSVSVDKQRVTNPGGKLRGGYDFQRCGDAPWKPITDAEYPIGKSKEQPHAYTDSASSATSLTAGIKTYNNSVNVDAMGREVLPIARTLQEDGFAVGVVTSVPISHATPACAYANNVHRNDYQDITRDQLGRPSIYHPGGLPGLDVLIGCGWGIDTEKDGAQGKNFVPGNKYLTEEDLKAIDVANGGKYVIAQRTPGSEGPEVLSAAVAKAIADKNRLFGYFGVGGGHLPYQTADGKYDPVASIGGSKVQKAEAYSEADVSENINLRQMAVAAMEVLDSRSDRWWLMVESGDVDWASHSNNIDNAIGAVHSGDDAFEGVVKWIEENGGWEDTALFLTSDHGHYFQLTQPEALAKTAPTP
- a CDS encoding alkaline phosphatase family protein codes for the protein MQTIPRLLCVAAVAAAACCFSALSAHAAGPTKHVVVVSLDGLAAYLVDDPKVPLPTIRRLAREGSIVAGGMIPSNPSVTWPNHTTLVTGARPEKHGVLANGVLVRGPIGVPTTIDSRRDQSDLVRIPTIVDAAHAAGLSTAEINWPCTRGSKSFDDQFPDVPDALQHSTPRLRKELVELGLLTDETDASFRKLSTVGRDYVWTEAACHLIRTRKPNLTLIHLLNVDSVHHNRGPQTPEGYTANAYADMCLARIVAAIDEAGIRDQTTLIVLSDHGFTRTPKAVRPNVLLRQAGLLKAEAGKIREAQVHVVPEGGIGLVYCTNPGEAAQQSEAFKKMFVGLEGVADVVLPDGFVEIGLLHPREYNQSPDAVLVAADGYSVSGSVDGETLVASNTEAKTAIGSHGFVSTLPKMKALCLLSGAGIRSGIELPTIENIDIAPTIAKLLALEYPYSDGKPLTAAMK
- the gdhA gene encoding NADP-specific glutamate dehydrogenase, with protein sequence MDEKLESVFWNVQQRNQGEAEFIQAVKEVLSSMGPVLAKYPTFAEQKIIERICEPERQIIFRVPWQDDRGEVHINRGFRVQFNSALGPYKGGLRFHPSVNLSIIKFLGFEQIFKNALTGMPIGGAKGGSDFDPKGRSDSEVMRFCQSFMTELYRHIGEYTDVPAGDIGVGKREVGYLFGQYKRICNRYESGVLTGKGLHYGGALVRTEATGYGLVYFVQEMLAARSDSLQGKTCVVSGAGNVAIYAIEKVTELGGRVVACSDSTGVIYDQEGIDLPTLKKIKEVDRLPIEKYCETRKHAKYQRKGNIWQIECDVALPCATQNELTGKDAASLIQNGCIVVAEGANMPTTPQGIELLLGSKVGYAPGKAANAGGVATSALEMQQNASRDAWSFEYTDRKLALIMKDIHDRCLETADEFGAPGNYALGANIAGFMGVADAIQSMGLI